A window from Acipenser ruthenus chromosome 36, fAciRut3.2 maternal haplotype, whole genome shotgun sequence encodes these proteins:
- the LOC117402058 gene encoding RAS protein activator like-3 isoform X1, whose protein sequence is MGIGTELEIEPQEPQQPGSSLPEETPPAPSCSMDDNTLLKTYKWHTGTKPGVEGLKAEGVSGEKGGTKWAKMQTWRKALSEDSGSDSATKRNKNFSATAPPSKAEDPAGGHEKPPRKSPFRRALSEPPGSMMAVMSSSKEQQRSPEGQSPSEGPQQKGALLRKYLRSVSQRFRKPRAQNKPEATASMDISTDEPAVAPLPLHLSWAPPQEVPVWDISSCSLLDGRMVISREDEPVYRIRNRVSSCLSHLNLAGSRCNLEGPTENASPLGQKPKGQSEGGVKGMIIRRFKQGPLARSSSQLNDVNGSLDSVRPASVLGSRESLTMPVSMAESLDLSNDKNIVIRPLHSSILGEKYCFEVINAEGSRCFGCTSAAERDRWIENLRRAAQPNKDNCERTENMLSFWVNDAKDLAPKKRYFWELHLDGSLYARTTSKTNTTGTLFWGELFELDNLPPVSQLTLHLFRDEESKKKSKEDNSPLGSVSISLPELTGRQFVERWYPVAGHSGKERNREGGAVVASIRIKARYQNVKVLPIEQYKEFAEYITFNYMELCTGLEPVISVKEKEELACALVHVLQSIGKAKDFLKDLGIAEVDRFGEKESLIFRENTLVTKAIDEYMKLVGQKYLIDTLGDFITGLYQSSVSCEVDPQKCSPSELQEQQQHLRSGCEEAFQRITEAYSSFPGELNEIFSCWQEECSIREKRDIGTRLICASLFLRFLCPAIMSPSLFGLTQQYPPDGTARTLTLTAKVIQNLANFTPFGDKEEYMLFMNEFLEQHWDRMRAFLQDVSNPDSEVHMSRFDGYVDLPLQLSILHELLCAIIAPIDQPAIDKLHPLPSVLNRITDSLGSSAPRISIGSMIVEQSKPVYVPPKDLVKYSPVNNSMQQIYCEDKYRALGKERRAVQRTQSVPARNKTHKGLPARQASTEELPPYPETPQLDISYPASRQDRQTQDQAGMKQLSKTVPWINPPPESLVDKKENEGLHPLEKHDQELSELRRDLDSAADREMELAKRLEDFIAQSQDQNALLHSQVQELRGQLEARDEQLASTTFRLGVIEEERGEDLDKLSAASAALERMNMLEQQYADLVNVINQLKENQASNQTSNHIAPSNPEKEPLENRDDETKGP, encoded by the exons atggGTATCGGTACGGAACTAGAGATCGAGCCCCAGGAACCCCAGCAGCCTGGCTCCAGTTTGCCAGAGGAGACCCCGCCAGCTCCCTCTTGCAGCATGGATGACAACACCCTGCTGAAAACCTACAAGTGGCACACCGGCACAAAGCCAGGCGTCGAGGGATTAAAAGCCGAGGGGGTGAGCGGGGAGAAGGGGGGCACCAAGTGGGCCAAGATGCAAACCTGGCGCAAGGCTCTCAGCGAGGACTCCGGGAGCGACAGTGCGACAAAGCGGAACAAAAACTTCAGCGCCACAGCGCCCCCTAGCAAAGCGGAGGACCCAGCCGGCGGCCATGAAAAGCCTCCCCGCAAGTCGCCCTTCAGGAGAGCCCTGTCCGAGCCCCCCGGGTCCATGATGGCAGTGATGAGTTCCAGCAAGGAGCAGCAGAGGAGCCCAGAGGGACAGTCCCCCAGCGAGGGGCCCCAGCAAAAGGGGGCCCTTCTCCGCAAGTACCTCAGATCGGTATCCCAGCGCTTCCGCAAGCCTCGGGCTCAGAACAAACCAGAGGCCACTGCATCCATGGACATCAGCACAGACG AGCCTGCGGttgcccccctcccccttcaCCTGTCCTGGGCCCCCCCTCAGGAGGTGCCAGTCTGGGACATTAGTAGCTGCAGCCTGCTGGACGGACGCATGGTCATCTCACGTGAGGATGAG CCAGTCTATCGAATCCGGAACAGAGTGAGCAGCTGCCTGTCTCATTTAAACCTGGCTGGGAGTCGCTGCAATCTGG AGGGTCCCACAGAAAATGCATCACCTTTGGGTCAGAAGCCAAAGGGCCAGTCTGAGGGAGGGGTCAAG GGGATGATTATCAGGAGGTTCAAGCAGGGTCCTCTTGCCAGGAGCAGCAGTCAACTGAACGACGTCAATGGCTCCTTAGACAGCGTGAG GCCGGCGAGTGTCCTCGGTTCGCGGGAGTCCCTGACGATGCCCGTTAGCATGGCGGAAAGCCTCGATCTGAGCAACGACAAAAACATCGTCATTCGCCCGCTCCACAGCAGCATCCTGGGGGAGAAGTACTGCTTCGAG GTGATCAACGCGGAGGGGAGCCGATGTTTCGGGTGCACATCTGCAGCGGAGCGAGACCGCTGGATTGAGAACCTGCGGAGAGCAGCTCAGCCCAACAAG GATAACTGCGAGCGCACGGAGAATATGCTGAGCTTCTGGGTGAATGACGCCAAGGACCTGGCACCCAAGAAGAGGTACTTCTGGGAGCTGCACCTGGACGGGAGCCTGTACGCCAGGACCACCAGCAAGACCAACACCACGGGCACCCTCTTCTGGGGGGAACTGTTTGAGCTGGACAACCTGCCCCCTGTTTCCCAGCTCACCCTGCACCTCTTCCGGGACGAGGAGAGCAAGAAGAAGTCCAAGGAGGACAACTCTCCTCTGGGGAGTGTCTCCATCTCGCTCCCCGAGCTCACCGGGAGGCAGTTCGTGGAGCGCTGGTACCCCGTCGCCGGGCACTCTGGCAAGGAGAGGAACAGGGAGGGAGGGGCGGTGGTGGCGTCTATCAGGATCAAGGCCCGCTACCAGAACGTCAAGGTCCTGCCCATCGAGCAGTACAAGGAATTCGCAGAGTACATCACCTTCAACTACATGGAGCTCTGCACGGGGCTGGAGCCAGTCATCTCGGTCAAGGAGAAGGAAGAGCTGGCCTGTGCTCTGGTGCATGTGCTGCAGAGCATTGGCAAAGCCAAG GATTTCCTGAAGGACCTGGGCATCGCGGAGGTGGATCGATTCGGTGAGAAGGAGTCCCTGATCTTCAGAGAGAACACGCTGGTCACCAAGGCCATCGACGAGTACATGAAGCTGGTGGGGCAGAAGTACCTGATCGACACGCTCG GGGACTTCATCACCGGGCTGTACCAGTCGTCGGTGAGCTGTGAGGTGGACCCACAGAAGTGCTCCCCGAGCGAGCTGCAGGAACAGCAGCAGCACCTGCGTAGCGGCTGTGAGGAGGCTTTCCAGAGGATTACAGAGGCCTACAG ctcATTCCCAGGGGAGCTGAACGAGATCTTCTCGTGCTGGCAGGAGGAATGCTCAATCCGGGAGAAACGGGACATCGGCACGCGGCTCATCTGCGCCTCGCTCTTCCTGCGCTTCCTGTGTCCCGCCATCATGAGCCCCAGCCTCTTCGGCCTGACGCAGCAGTACCCCCCCGACGGGACGGCCCGGACCCTCACCCTCACCGCCAAGGTCATCCAGAACCTGGCCAACTTCACCCC cTTCGGGGATAAGGAGGAGTACATGCTGTTCATGAACGAGTTCCTGGAGCAGCACTGGGATCGGATGCGCGCTTTCCTGCAGGATGTCTCGAACCCGGACAGCGAGGTCCACATGTCTCGCTTCGATGGCTACGTGGACCTGCCACTGCAACTGTCCATTCTGCACGAGCTGCTGTGCGCCATCATAGCACCTATAGACCAG CCCGCCATCGACAAGCTGCACCCGCTCCCTTCCGTCCTGAACAGGATCACAGACTCGCTGGGCAGCAGCGCTCCGAGAATAAGCATCGGCAG CATGATTGTTGAGCAGAGCAAGCCGGTGTACGTGCCTCCCAAAGACCTAGTGAAGTACAGCCCGGTGAACAACTCCATGCAGCAGATCTACTGCGAGGACAAGTACCGAGCTCTGGGAAAGGAACGCAGGGCAGTGCAGCGCACCCAGAGTGTGCCAGCCAGGAACAAGACTCACAAGGGCCTCCCTGCCCGCCAGGCCAGCACGGAGGAGCTACCCCCCTATCCGGAGACCCCCCAGCTAGACATCTCCTACCCAGCCAGCAGGCAGGACCGCCAGACTCAG GACCAGGCTGGGATGAAACAGCTATCCAAGACCGTTCCCTGGATTAACCCACCTCCCGAATCCTTGGTAGACAAGAAAGAGAATGAGGGATTACACCCACTGGAAAAG CACGATCAGGAGCTGTCAGAACTGCGCAGAGATCTGGACTCAGCGGCAGACAGAGAAATGGAGCTGGCAAAAAGGCTGGAGGACTTCATCGCTCAGAGCCAGGACCAGAATGCACTGCTGCACAGCCAGGTGCAGGAGCTGAGAGGCCAGCTGGAGGCCAGGGATGAGCAGCTCGCCAGCACCACCTTCAG GCTGGGGGTGATTGAAGAGGAGCGGGGAGAGGATCTGGACAAGCTGAGCGCTGCCTCGGCTGCTCTGGAGAGAATGAACATGCTG GAACAACAATACGCTGATTTGGTTAACGTCATTAACCAGCTGAAGGAGAATCAAGCGTCGAATCAGACCAGCAACCACATCGCTCCTTCAAACCCCGAGAAGGAACCGCTGGAGAACAGGGATGATGAGACCAAGGGACCTTAG
- the LOC117402058 gene encoding ras GTPase-activating protein nGAP isoform X2 — MGLKKWLVCGAPPEGPTENASPLGQKPKGQSEGGVKGMIIRRFKQGPLARSSSQLNDVNGSLDSVRPASVLGSRESLTMPVSMAESLDLSNDKNIVIRPLHSSILGEKYCFEVINAEGSRCFGCTSAAERDRWIENLRRAAQPNKDNCERTENMLSFWVNDAKDLAPKKRYFWELHLDGSLYARTTSKTNTTGTLFWGELFELDNLPPVSQLTLHLFRDEESKKKSKEDNSPLGSVSISLPELTGRQFVERWYPVAGHSGKERNREGGAVVASIRIKARYQNVKVLPIEQYKEFAEYITFNYMELCTGLEPVISVKEKEELACALVHVLQSIGKAKDFLKDLGIAEVDRFGEKESLIFRENTLVTKAIDEYMKLVGQKYLIDTLGDFITGLYQSSVSCEVDPQKCSPSELQEQQQHLRSGCEEAFQRITEAYSSFPGELNEIFSCWQEECSIREKRDIGTRLICASLFLRFLCPAIMSPSLFGLTQQYPPDGTARTLTLTAKVIQNLANFTPFGDKEEYMLFMNEFLEQHWDRMRAFLQDVSNPDSEVHMSRFDGYVDLPLQLSILHELLCAIIAPIDQPAIDKLHPLPSVLNRITDSLGSSAPRISIGSMIVEQSKPVYVPPKDLVKYSPVNNSMQQIYCEDKYRALGKERRAVQRTQSVPARNKTHKGLPARQASTEELPPYPETPQLDISYPASRQDRQTQDQAGMKQLSKTVPWINPPPESLVDKKENEGLHPLEKHDQELSELRRDLDSAADREMELAKRLEDFIAQSQDQNALLHSQVQELRGQLEARDEQLASTTFRLGVIEEERGEDLDKLSAASAALERMNMLEQQYADLVNVINQLKENQASNQTSNHIAPSNPEKEPLENRDDETKGP; from the exons ATGGGGCTGAAGAAGTGGCTAGTTTGCGGAGCCCCACCAG AGGGTCCCACAGAAAATGCATCACCTTTGGGTCAGAAGCCAAAGGGCCAGTCTGAGGGAGGGGTCAAG GGGATGATTATCAGGAGGTTCAAGCAGGGTCCTCTTGCCAGGAGCAGCAGTCAACTGAACGACGTCAATGGCTCCTTAGACAGCGTGAG GCCGGCGAGTGTCCTCGGTTCGCGGGAGTCCCTGACGATGCCCGTTAGCATGGCGGAAAGCCTCGATCTGAGCAACGACAAAAACATCGTCATTCGCCCGCTCCACAGCAGCATCCTGGGGGAGAAGTACTGCTTCGAG GTGATCAACGCGGAGGGGAGCCGATGTTTCGGGTGCACATCTGCAGCGGAGCGAGACCGCTGGATTGAGAACCTGCGGAGAGCAGCTCAGCCCAACAAG GATAACTGCGAGCGCACGGAGAATATGCTGAGCTTCTGGGTGAATGACGCCAAGGACCTGGCACCCAAGAAGAGGTACTTCTGGGAGCTGCACCTGGACGGGAGCCTGTACGCCAGGACCACCAGCAAGACCAACACCACGGGCACCCTCTTCTGGGGGGAACTGTTTGAGCTGGACAACCTGCCCCCTGTTTCCCAGCTCACCCTGCACCTCTTCCGGGACGAGGAGAGCAAGAAGAAGTCCAAGGAGGACAACTCTCCTCTGGGGAGTGTCTCCATCTCGCTCCCCGAGCTCACCGGGAGGCAGTTCGTGGAGCGCTGGTACCCCGTCGCCGGGCACTCTGGCAAGGAGAGGAACAGGGAGGGAGGGGCGGTGGTGGCGTCTATCAGGATCAAGGCCCGCTACCAGAACGTCAAGGTCCTGCCCATCGAGCAGTACAAGGAATTCGCAGAGTACATCACCTTCAACTACATGGAGCTCTGCACGGGGCTGGAGCCAGTCATCTCGGTCAAGGAGAAGGAAGAGCTGGCCTGTGCTCTGGTGCATGTGCTGCAGAGCATTGGCAAAGCCAAG GATTTCCTGAAGGACCTGGGCATCGCGGAGGTGGATCGATTCGGTGAGAAGGAGTCCCTGATCTTCAGAGAGAACACGCTGGTCACCAAGGCCATCGACGAGTACATGAAGCTGGTGGGGCAGAAGTACCTGATCGACACGCTCG GGGACTTCATCACCGGGCTGTACCAGTCGTCGGTGAGCTGTGAGGTGGACCCACAGAAGTGCTCCCCGAGCGAGCTGCAGGAACAGCAGCAGCACCTGCGTAGCGGCTGTGAGGAGGCTTTCCAGAGGATTACAGAGGCCTACAG ctcATTCCCAGGGGAGCTGAACGAGATCTTCTCGTGCTGGCAGGAGGAATGCTCAATCCGGGAGAAACGGGACATCGGCACGCGGCTCATCTGCGCCTCGCTCTTCCTGCGCTTCCTGTGTCCCGCCATCATGAGCCCCAGCCTCTTCGGCCTGACGCAGCAGTACCCCCCCGACGGGACGGCCCGGACCCTCACCCTCACCGCCAAGGTCATCCAGAACCTGGCCAACTTCACCCC cTTCGGGGATAAGGAGGAGTACATGCTGTTCATGAACGAGTTCCTGGAGCAGCACTGGGATCGGATGCGCGCTTTCCTGCAGGATGTCTCGAACCCGGACAGCGAGGTCCACATGTCTCGCTTCGATGGCTACGTGGACCTGCCACTGCAACTGTCCATTCTGCACGAGCTGCTGTGCGCCATCATAGCACCTATAGACCAG CCCGCCATCGACAAGCTGCACCCGCTCCCTTCCGTCCTGAACAGGATCACAGACTCGCTGGGCAGCAGCGCTCCGAGAATAAGCATCGGCAG CATGATTGTTGAGCAGAGCAAGCCGGTGTACGTGCCTCCCAAAGACCTAGTGAAGTACAGCCCGGTGAACAACTCCATGCAGCAGATCTACTGCGAGGACAAGTACCGAGCTCTGGGAAAGGAACGCAGGGCAGTGCAGCGCACCCAGAGTGTGCCAGCCAGGAACAAGACTCACAAGGGCCTCCCTGCCCGCCAGGCCAGCACGGAGGAGCTACCCCCCTATCCGGAGACCCCCCAGCTAGACATCTCCTACCCAGCCAGCAGGCAGGACCGCCAGACTCAG GACCAGGCTGGGATGAAACAGCTATCCAAGACCGTTCCCTGGATTAACCCACCTCCCGAATCCTTGGTAGACAAGAAAGAGAATGAGGGATTACACCCACTGGAAAAG CACGATCAGGAGCTGTCAGAACTGCGCAGAGATCTGGACTCAGCGGCAGACAGAGAAATGGAGCTGGCAAAAAGGCTGGAGGACTTCATCGCTCAGAGCCAGGACCAGAATGCACTGCTGCACAGCCAGGTGCAGGAGCTGAGAGGCCAGCTGGAGGCCAGGGATGAGCAGCTCGCCAGCACCACCTTCAG GCTGGGGGTGATTGAAGAGGAGCGGGGAGAGGATCTGGACAAGCTGAGCGCTGCCTCGGCTGCTCTGGAGAGAATGAACATGCTG GAACAACAATACGCTGATTTGGTTAACGTCATTAACCAGCTGAAGGAGAATCAAGCGTCGAATCAGACCAGCAACCACATCGCTCCTTCAAACCCCGAGAAGGAACCGCTGGAGAACAGGGATGATGAGACCAAGGGACCTTAG